ccttgcaaaggcagcactgcctGCAAAGGCAGCAGTCCCTGCGAAGCCAGCCCTCCTTGcaaagcagcactcctagtgatggcagcactccttgcgaaggcatatatccttacgaaggcagcactccttgcagaggcagcactccttgcgaaggcaccaacccttgcgaagccagcactcgctgcaaaggcagccctcattgcgaaggcagcactccttgcgaagggagcactccttgcgaaggcagcactccttgcgaaggcagccctctttgtgaacgcagcactccttgcgaaggcaacaccccttgcaaaggcagcactccctgcaaaggcagcactccttgcgaaggcaccaccccatgctaaggcagcactccctgtgaaggcagcacttattgcgaaggcagcacactgtgcgtaggctgcactccgtgtgaaggcagctatctgtgcgaaggctgcactccgtgcgaagttagcactccttgcgaaggcagcactccctgcgaaggcagcactccttgcgatgtcagcactccttgcgaaggcagcactccctgcataggcagcactccctgcgaaggcagccctccttgcgaaggcagcactctgtcaaaggaagcactctgtgtgaaggcagcactatgtgcgaaggctgcactccgtgcgaaagaagacctccttgcgaaggcagcactccttgcaaaggcagctctccttgtgaaggcagctctccttgcgaaggcagctctccctgcgtaggcagcactccccgcgaaggcagcactcctagcaaaggcagcactcctagcgaaggcagcactccttgcgaaggcagcaatccttgcaaaggcagcactccttgcgaaggcaacagtccatgcaaaggcagcactccttgcggaggcagcactctgtgcaaaggcagtactccctgcaaaggcagcactctgtgcaaaggcagcactccttgcgaaggcagcactccttgcgaaggcagcactccttgcaaaggcagcactcattggaaggcagcactcattgcaaaggcagtactccctctttgcgaaggcagcccctccttgcgaaggcagcactcccagcgaaggcagcactccttgcgatggcagcgctccttggaaaggcagcactccttgcgaaggcagcacacattgcgaaggcagcactcgttgcagatgcagcactccctgcgaaggcagcactccttgccaagacaccattccttgcgaaggcagtactccctgcaaaggcagcactctctgcgaaggcagccctccttgcgaaagcagcacactccttgggaaggcagcactcattggaaggcagcactcgttgcaaaggcagtactgcctgagaaggcagcactacttgcgaaggcattaccccttgcgaaggcagcactccctgcgaaggcagccctcctctcgaaggcagccctccttgcgaagacatcactcctagcgaaggcagtactccctgcgaaggcagccctccttgcgaaggctgcccTCTTTGCGagggcaacactcctagcgaaggcagcactccttgcgaaggcagccctccttgtgaaggcagtactccttgcaaaggcagcactccttgcgaaggcatcaccccttgcggaggcaccactcattctgaacgcagcactccttgcgaaggcaacactgctatcgaaggcagcactccttgcgaaggcagcactccttgcgaaggcagtactcctcgcaaaggcagcacaccttgcgaaggtagcactccttgcgagggctgcactgtgtacgaatgcaacactcctagcgaaggcagcactctgtcccaacgcagcactccttgggaaggcagtactccttgcgaaggcagcactccttgcaaaggcagcactccctgcgtaggcagcactccttgcgaaggcagcactccttgcgaaggcagcactccttgcgaaggcagcactccttgtgaaggcagcactcctagcgaaggcaacagtccttgcgatggcagcgctccttgcaaaggcagcactccttgcaaaggcagcactctttgcgaaggcagcactccttgcggatgcagcactccctgcgaaggcagcactccttgcgaaggcaccactccttgcaaaggcagcacttcctgcaaaggcagcactccctgcgaagtcagccctccttgcgaaagcagcactcctagcgatggcagcactccttgcgaagccagctctccttagaagggcagcattcctagcgaaggcagcactccttgcgaaagcagcactccttgcaaaggcagcactgcttgcaaaggcaccagcccttgcgaaggcagcactccctgcaaaggcagccctcattgtgaagggagcactccttgcgaaggcagcactccttgcgaaggcagcactccttgcgaaggcagcactccttgtgatggcagcactctttgggaggcagcactcgttgcaaaggcagtactccctgagaaggcagcactaattgaaaatgcattaccccttgcgaaggcagcactccctgcgaaggcagccctcctctcgaagacagccctccttgcgaagacaacactcctagcgaaggcagcactccttgcgaaggcagcactcctttcgaaggcagtactccttgcgaaggcagtactccttttgaaggcagcactcctaccgaaggcaccacaccctgcgaatgcagatctctgtgcaaaggcagcactccgtgggaaggcagcactacgtgcga
The sequence above is a segment of the Schistocerca cancellata isolate TAMUIC-IGC-003103 unplaced genomic scaffold, iqSchCanc2.1 HiC_scaffold_1150, whole genome shotgun sequence genome. Coding sequences within it:
- the LOC126160023 gene encoding trophinin-like, producing MRAAFAGSAAFARAGAFASSAAFARSAAFARSAAFARNAALLRRAGFARSAAIARSAAFARRADFAGSAAFAGSAAFARSGAFARSAAFAGSAASARSAAFAKSAAFARSAAFARSAAIARTVAFARSAAFTRSAAFARSAAFARSAAFARSAAYAGSAAFARSAAFARSTAFPRSAALGQSAAFARSVAFVHSAALARSATFARCAAFARSTAFARSAAFARSAAFDSSVAFARSAAFRMSGASARGDAFARSAAFARSTAFTRRAAFARSAAFARSVALAKRAAFARRAAFAGSTAFARSDVFARRAAFERRAAFAGSAAFARGNAFASSAAFSGSTAFATSAAFQ